One genomic window of Gossypium hirsutum isolate 1008001.06 chromosome D11, Gossypium_hirsutum_v2.1, whole genome shotgun sequence includes the following:
- the LOC107940432 gene encoding uncharacterized protein isoform X1: MAINASHLLPRVLGSLEQIKTQWPIRPDLQHIKQKIQEIESNYKDDSLTEEAKRRLVEVGDELERLDQERLKDSTKAGNLDAVFTDFSMGTLQKELAFFSMSVADVDETTATNHLIIVDEDQDQHHGSLLTPQVLHSNFSDLKNQPYDKRQLLCHLHITYDRGSPHH, from the exons ATGGCCATTAATGCCTCTCATCTCTTACCACGAGTTCTCGGCTCCCTCGAGCAAATCAAAACGCAATGGCCAATCCGACCTGACCTCCAACACATAAAGCaaaagattcaagaaatagagagCAACTACAAGGATGACAGTTTAACCGAGGAGGCAAAACGAAGATTAGTTGAAGTAGGAGATGAGTTGGAGAGATTAGATCAAGAACGGCTAAAG GATTCAACAAAAGCAGGGAACCTTGATGCAGTCTTCACG GATTTTAGCATGGGGACTCTACAAAAAGAG CTAGCTTTCTTCAGCATGTCTGTGGCTGATGTCGACGAAACTACAGCAACTAATCATCTTATTATTGTTGATGAAGATCAAGACCAGCATCATGGAAGTTTGCTAACTCCTCAAGTGTTACACTCTAATTTTAGCGATCTGAAAAACCAACCTTACGACAAAAGGCAACTGTTATGCCACCTTCATATCACCTACGACCGCGGCTCGCCACACCATTGA
- the LOC107940432 gene encoding uncharacterized protein isoform X2 has translation MAINASHLLPRVLGSLEQIKTQWPIRPDLQHIKQKIQEIESNYKDDSLTEEAKRRLVEVGDELERLDQERLKDSTKAGNLDAVFTDFSMGTLQKELSSACLWLMSTKLQQLIILLLLMKIKTSIMEVC, from the exons ATGGCCATTAATGCCTCTCATCTCTTACCACGAGTTCTCGGCTCCCTCGAGCAAATCAAAACGCAATGGCCAATCCGACCTGACCTCCAACACATAAAGCaaaagattcaagaaatagagagCAACTACAAGGATGACAGTTTAACCGAGGAGGCAAAACGAAGATTAGTTGAAGTAGGAGATGAGTTGGAGAGATTAGATCAAGAACGGCTAAAG GATTCAACAAAAGCAGGGAACCTTGATGCAGTCTTCACG GATTTTAGCATGGGGACTCTACAAAAAGAG CTTTCTTCAGCATGTCTGTGGCTGATGTCGACGAAACTACAGCAACTAATCATCTTATTATTGTTGATGAAGATCAAGACCAGCATCATGGAAGTTTGCTAA